From the Paenibacillus sp. MMS20-IR301 genome, the window GGCTAGGTTGCTTGACAAGGATGATGAAATGCTGGCCAGAGCGATGGCGCTCAGCAATCTGATTACTATACATGTCAAGCATTATATCGGACGTCTGTCACCGCTTTGTGGATCAGGAATTGCCGGCGGAGTAGGGGCGGGCAGCGGAATTGTCTATCTGATGGGCGGCACGCTTACGCAGATCAAACACAGCATTCAGAATACAATAGCCTCTACGTCGGGAATGATCTGCGACGGGGCCAAGCCGACCTGCGCCCTGAAAATTTCGACAGCGACCAACGCGGCCATCCAGTCCGCCACGCTGGCTATGAACGATATTTCGCCGAGTCTGAACGACGGCGTAATCTTCGAGAAGGTCGAAGATACGATTAAGAATATGGAGACCCTGGTGCAGGAAGGTCTTGCGGCGACCGATCAGGCGATCCTGAACATTATGCTATCCAAAGGTACGGCATCGTAAATTAAAGTTATTTCATAATCAGCGTTTATAGTCCGGCTGTTCCATAGACACCGGCAGCGGATTGGCCGCTACCCATTGCACCGCCAGCTCGCTTAATCTTGCGGGCTCATCATTACCGTAACCCTTTTTACGCAGCCGGGATACCAATAGTTCTGCCTCCTGTAGGAGCGTATGAGAAAGTGGCGTAGCTGAGGACATATACCGGAGCAGCGCATCCAGCATTTCACGGTAATTGTCATCCCAGTTACCTCCGCCGTTGTCCAGAATCTCATGGGATACCCGTCCAGTGATACGGATAACCTCTCCTTGTACCGTTTGTGCGTGTCCTGAAGCCGGGACGAGAAAATCCCATAGCTCCTGATGCTGGGCGGGCCATGCAGCAGCGGCAGCTTTGATGGGGGAGCTTCCGTCATGCTTTATTTGCTTCGCTACCGGTTCGACATCGAACAGCCGGTAGAGCTCCAGCAGGGCGGCGGCTTTTTTATCCAGCTCCTCGTTATTGTGGCTGGCTCTGACAAATTCCAGATCCTTGCCGATCCGCCGTACCGAATCTTTCATCTCCGGCGTGATTACTGCTCCGGCATCCAGCATGATTTTTGCGATTCCTGCCATGTGGGTAATATCGATATTCCGGCATTGGGATAATCCCTTAGCGAGCGGTGTTTGTTTCCGTTTACTCACCGCATGGATATTTGCGTCATGAGCGACCAGGTCCTGGATTGCCCGGGTCCGGTAATAACCCGCTGCCGCATGCAGCGGTGTCTCATCCTGATAATCAACGGCTTCCGGATCCGCACCCAGCTCAAGGAATAAAGGGATATTACCGGACCAGGTTGCAGCTTGGGCATGCAGAGGGGTGCGCTGGTACGTGTCCCGGGCGTCAATATCGGCACCTTGTTGTACGAGCCAGCGGACCAGTTCATCCGGGATTTGCCGGAAGCTGAGTGCGGTTCCTTTGCTGTAACCACCGCGGGCATCCCATTCACATTTATTAAGAATCTCCTGAAGTACTGCGATATCATTTGTTTTGATCCGCTCATCAAAATCGGCCGGCAATGTTTTTCTCTTTTTCCCCATAACATATCCGCTCCTTTATGAAAAGCATATATTTTCCTGCTAGCTTAACATATAAAGGAACTCAAAACCAACAAAGGCAAAACCTCTTTCCTGACCACGGGATAAGGTTTTGCCTTTTGCTGTTATTTGTTAGCCTCAGCCCGAATGACTTTGGCGCCTAGTACAAAACTTCAATATTCTGCTTAGCGAGCAGGTTCAGCCAGGCATCCGGCGGCTTGCGGTCCGTAACCAGCACATCGACCCGGTTCAGCTCGACCAGCTTGGCGAAGGCGGTTTTGTCGAACTTGGTATGGTCGGCCAGCAGCACTACCTTCTCGGCCTGGCGCAGCATATACTTCTTCAGCTCACATTCCGGCTCGTTGGAATCTGTCACGCCGCGCTCCATATCAATCCCTTTGCAGCTGATTACTGCGGTGTCGACGTTATAGCGCTCAATCGTCTCATGGGCCACAGGTCCGACGAGGGAGAGCGAGCGGTGGCGCAGTGAGCCGCCGGTCGAGATAATGCTCAGGCTGGAGCTGGCGAACTCATGCAGAATATTGATCGAATTCGTGATGATCGTCAGGTTGCTTTTATTGCCCAGCAGCTTAAGGAATTCAAAGGAAGTGGAACTCGGGTCAACCATCAGCGTATCCCCGTCATTAATCAGATCAAGCGCTTTGATCGCTATATTCCGTTTGATATCTGTATTGAGCGCTCCGCGGGTCAGGAACGGCAGATCCTCGTTGGTATGCCTGTTCAGCATGGCCCCGCCGTAAGTGCGGCTCACAATGCCGTCCTTCTCCAGCTTCTCCAGGTCTCTGCGGATCGTTTCTTCCGTGACCTCAAACATCTTGCTCAAATCAGACACCAGCACCCGTTTATCCTGATGGACAAGCTCTATTATTTTTTTGCGTCTTTCGGCAGCAAGCATGGGTATCACCTTTCCGGCAGCTTATAGCTTTAATTTTAATATAGACCCTAATTTCTGTGTTGTACAATAAAAATATTAATATCCCACATTTATTATAGTTTAATCTTCGCGAAACAAACAATAAACAAATAAAAACAACATTATTTATATTTAATTTGTTGACAACAAAGATTAATGGAGATACGATGAGGATGTTAATAATCTCTTTGAAAGCGCATGCCTTTGTGACAGTAAGGAATACCGCAGATAAGCTGCAAGCTTCCTAATTGTCTGCAAGAAACACTGGATTTCCTGCTCAAGGGGAGTGCAGCGTATTCTTCACGGGAGCGCCGGAGCCGGTCTGCTGCTTAACCTCATTGAGAGACCAGCCTGAGGCGCCACAGCCAGAATCTACGTCAGGATCAGAGAGATTCTTAGCAGTCCATTATTGTTGTTATACTAATTTGCCTGGGAGGCTGGTTAATCAATGAGTACACGCGTCTATTATGTTCCGTCGATCAACATTATGGGTAAAGGCTGTTTGCAGGACATTGCTCCCTATATTCAAGAGCTGAACCTGAAGAAAGCACTCGTCGTAACCGACAAGTTCCTGATGAAGAGCGGAATCGCCGGCAAGCTGCTGGCTGTACTGGATCAAGCGGGAATCAGCTATGTGGTATATGATGAAGTGAAGCCTAACCCGACCTGTAAAAATGTCCATGACGGCGTTGATTTCCTGAATGCGCATGAATGTGACTATCTGATCTCTATCGGCGGCGGCTCCCCGCAGGATACTGCCAAAGCAATCGGCATCGTAGCTACGAACGGCGGTTACATTGCAGATT encodes:
- a CDS encoding ankyrin repeat domain-containing protein, with amino-acid sequence MGKKRKTLPADFDERIKTNDIAVLQEILNKCEWDARGGYSKGTALSFRQIPDELVRWLVQQGADIDARDTYQRTPLHAQAATWSGNIPLFLELGADPEAVDYQDETPLHAAAGYYRTRAIQDLVAHDANIHAVSKRKQTPLAKGLSQCRNIDITHMAGIAKIMLDAGAVITPEMKDSVRRIGKDLEFVRASHNNEELDKKAAALLELYRLFDVEPVAKQIKHDGSSPIKAAAAAWPAQHQELWDFLVPASGHAQTVQGEVIRITGRVSHEILDNGGGNWDDNYREMLDALLRYMSSATPLSHTLLQEAELLVSRLRKKGYGNDEPARLSELAVQWVAANPLPVSMEQPDYKR
- a CDS encoding DeoR/GlpR family DNA-binding transcription regulator codes for the protein MLAAERRKKIIELVHQDKRVLVSDLSKMFEVTEETIRRDLEKLEKDGIVSRTYGGAMLNRHTNEDLPFLTRGALNTDIKRNIAIKALDLINDGDTLMVDPSSTSFEFLKLLGNKSNLTIITNSINILHEFASSSLSIISTGGSLRHRSLSLVGPVAHETIERYNVDTAVISCKGIDMERGVTDSNEPECELKKYMLRQAEKVVLLADHTKFDKTAFAKLVELNRVDVLVTDRKPPDAWLNLLAKQNIEVLY